One window of Buchnera aphidicola (Periphyllus acericola) genomic DNA carries:
- the rplD gene encoding 50S ribosomal protein L4, whose translation MELILKDTNEIVKISNLVFSRDFNKFLVHQVLKSHSISKRQGTKAQKSRAEVSGSGKKPWRQKGTGRARVGSIRSPIWRSGGVTFASKPRDYKQKINKKMYRGALRCILSELLRVNRIIVLKNFSIKYPKTKKLLTKLKTLNIEDVLIIQKILDTKILLASRNLYKVSVINSNFINPLILLTHSYVLITLDALKDIEENLL comes from the coding sequence ATGGAATTGATTTTAAAAGATACAAATGAAATTGTTAAAATTTCTAATTTAGTTTTTAGTCGAGATTTTAATAAATTTTTAGTTCATCAAGTTTTAAAATCTCATAGTATTTCAAAAAGACAAGGAACAAAAGCACAAAAGAGTCGTGCAGAAGTTTCTGGTTCTGGAAAAAAACCTTGGAGACAAAAAGGTACAGGTAGGGCTCGTGTTGGTTCTATTAGAAGTCCTATTTGGAGATCTGGTGGAGTTACTTTTGCTTCTAAACCAAGGGATTATAAGCAAAAAATTAATAAAAAGATGTATCGTGGTGCTTTAAGATGTATTTTATCTGAATTATTACGTGTTAATAGAATAATTGTATTAAAAAATTTTTCAATAAAATATCCTAAAACAAAAAAATTGTTAACAAAATTAAAAACTTTAAATATAGAAGATGTACTAATTATACAAAAAATATTAGATACAAAAATTTTATTAGCTTCTAGAAATTTATATAAAGTTTCTGTAATTAATTCAAACTTTATTAATCCGTTAATTTTATTAACTCATTCTTATGTTTTAATTACTTTAGATGCATTAAAAGATATAGAGGAAAATCTTTTATGA
- the rplC gene encoding 50S ribosomal protein L3, with product MFGLVGKKIGMTRIFDKEGFSTPVTVIEITENRITQIKKNVSKKFFLVQLTTGTKKIYSLNKPELGHFNKNKIVPGRGLWEFKTSLKKKFFIGQKLNVDFFQDFKKVDITGFSKGKGFSGTIKRWNFSSQDATHGNSLSHRAPGSIGQNQTPGRVFKGKKMAGHLGNKKVTIQSLLIIQINLKSNYLLIKGSVPGSLGGDLIVKPAIKKK from the coding sequence GTGTTTGGATTAGTTGGAAAAAAAATTGGGATGACAAGAATTTTTGATAAGGAAGGTTTTTCTACACCTGTAACAGTAATTGAAATTACTGAAAATAGAATTACTCAAATTAAAAAAAATGTTTCAAAAAAATTTTTTTTAGTACAATTAACTACAGGAACAAAAAAAATATATTCTTTAAATAAACCAGAATTAGGTCATTTTAATAAAAATAAAATTGTTCCAGGACGTGGATTATGGGAATTTAAAACGTCTTTAAAAAAAAAATTTTTTATTGGACAAAAATTGAATGTGGATTTTTTTCAAGATTTTAAAAAAGTAGATATTACAGGTTTTTCTAAAGGAAAAGGTTTTTCTGGGACTATTAAACGTTGGAATTTTTCTTCACAGGATGCTACTCATGGAAATTCTTTATCTCATAGAGCTCCTGGTTCTATTGGTCAAAATCAAACTCCTGGGAGAGTTTTTAAAGGAAAAAAAATGGCTGGTCATTTAGGAAATAAAAAAGTTACTATACAAAGTTTATTAATTATTCAAATAAATTTAAAAAGTAATTATTTATTAATAAAAGGATCGGTTCCTGGATCTTTAGGAGGAGATTTAATTGTTAAGCCAGCTATTAAAAAAAAATAA
- the rpsJ gene encoding 30S ribosomal protein S10, which translates to MQNQRIRIRLKAFDHKLIDYSTAEIVDTAKRTGAQVRGPIPLPTRKEKFTVLISPHVNKDARDQYEIRTHKRLIDIVEPTEKTVDALMRLDLAAGVDVQISLG; encoded by the coding sequence ATGCAGAACCAAAGAATTAGAATACGTCTAAAAGCTTTTGATCATAAATTAATAGATTATTCTACTGCAGAAATTGTAGATACTGCAAAAAGAACTGGCGCTCAGGTTCGTGGACCTATACCTTTACCTACAAGAAAAGAAAAATTTACTGTTTTGATTTCTCCTCATGTAAATAAAGATGCTCGAGATCAATATGAAATTCGTACTCATAAAAGATTAATAGATATTGTTGAACCAACTGAAAAAACTGTTGATGCTTTAATGAGATTAGATCTTGCTGCTGGGGTAGATGTTCAAATTAGTTTGGGTTAA